From one Vibrio palustris genomic stretch:
- a CDS encoding NADH:ubiquinone oxidoreductase: protein MKYFIILMVSLLAGVLAADHIGAFLLGLGVSSLAVGCCHWFAFRSSKFPQLALALLMCGLFAKITVTVVGVMWGVSANLMSSPFVFALSYLFFSIVATYLWFRYQEYMTSIKLSVRHSMQNADSATPTNVS, encoded by the coding sequence ATGAAATATTTCATTATTTTAATGGTGTCATTGTTGGCTGGGGTCTTGGCTGCTGATCATATTGGTGCCTTTTTATTGGGCTTAGGTGTATCAAGTTTGGCGGTCGGTTGTTGCCACTGGTTTGCATTCCGTAGCTCGAAATTCCCACAATTAGCGCTCGCATTATTGATGTGTGGTTTATTTGCCAAAATCACGGTGACCGTGGTCGGCGTTATGTGGGGGGTGTCTGCAAACTTAATGTCATCTCCCTTCGTGTTCGCGCTGTCCTATTTATTCTTTTCAATCGTTGCGACCTATTTGTGGTTTCGTTATCAAGAATACATGACGAGTATTAAGCTCTCAGTGCGTCACTCGATGCAAAATGCGGACAGTGCCACACCCACAAATGTGTCATAG
- a CDS encoding alternative ribosome-rescue factor A → MSKKSTTSTDSVGLEWGRGQIQDNALKALVTSKIFKTRVEKAKKGKGSYVRKAKHSGTEPYAKVA, encoded by the coding sequence ATGAGTAAGAAGAGCACCACTAGCACGGACAGTGTTGGTTTAGAGTGGGGACGTGGTCAAATCCAAGATAATGCGTTAAAAGCACTAGTGACCAGTAAAATATTTAAAACCCGTGTAGAGAAAGCGAAAAAAGGCAAAGGTAGCTACGTACGTAAAGCAAAACATAGTGGGACAGAGCCTTATGCAAAAGTAGCGTAA
- a CDS encoding cold-shock protein: MSTPVTGTVKWFNETKGFGFIKQENGPDVFAHFSAIQGDGFRTLAEGQQVEFVITQGQKGPQAESIKVV, from the coding sequence ATGTCTACTCCAGTTACTGGTACTGTAAAATGGTTCAACGAAACTAAAGGCTTCGGTTTCATCAAACAAGAAAACGGCCCAGACGTTTTCGCACACTTCAGCGCTATCCAAGGTGACGGTTTCCGTACTCTTGCTGAAGGTCAACAAGTTGAGTTCGTTATTACTCAAGGCCAAAAAGGCCCTCAAGCTGAAAGCATCAAAGTAGTATAA
- a CDS encoding mechanosensitive ion channel family protein, which produces MENIYTAYDFLMAHKLLFTSLILLVIWFTRRTLLNLIRGDVAFLSDDQRAWMSRTKNGIFAGTLLILFVLWQSEISNFALSVTAIAVAIVVASKEIILCFTGSIQRASSRSFRIGDWIEVGQLSGEVIEHNIMATVIQEIDLLHGQYHYTGKTATLPNSMFFAYPVKNLNFMKRYVFHNFTMIVPHFVNLYPLIPHLQACIDVHFAHFIDVARRYNSMIEKHSGIDLPSSEPHIEIFSHTAGEQQLHVRVFCPTERANHFEQLIRHDFMVLFSEAFPGLVEHAKYTPLPELPVEEEEPTK; this is translated from the coding sequence ATGGAAAACATTTACACCGCATATGACTTTTTAATGGCACACAAGCTATTGTTTACATCGCTAATTTTATTAGTGATTTGGTTTACTAGACGGACTTTGCTAAACCTTATTCGAGGTGATGTGGCATTTCTGAGTGATGACCAACGAGCGTGGATGTCACGAACTAAAAATGGCATTTTTGCGGGAACCTTACTGATTTTATTCGTATTGTGGCAATCAGAAATCAGTAATTTTGCGTTATCAGTAACAGCGATTGCTGTTGCTATCGTTGTCGCCTCGAAAGAAATTATTTTGTGTTTTACCGGCTCAATTCAGCGCGCCAGTTCTCGCTCATTTCGAATTGGGGACTGGATAGAAGTCGGTCAGTTGAGTGGCGAGGTCATCGAACACAATATTATGGCGACCGTGATTCAAGAAATCGACTTATTACATGGGCAGTATCACTATACGGGTAAAACGGCGACGTTACCCAATAGTATGTTTTTTGCTTACCCAGTGAAGAATTTAAACTTTATGAAGCGCTACGTGTTTCATAACTTTACAATGATCGTGCCGCATTTTGTTAATTTATATCCGCTTATTCCACATTTGCAAGCATGTATTGATGTGCACTTTGCCCATTTCATTGACGTTGCACGTCGTTACAACAGCATGATTGAAAAACACTCAGGGATAGATTTACCGAGTTCTGAGCCGCATATTGAAATTTTTAGCCATACGGCAGGTGAGCAACAATTGCATGTCCGTGTTTTTTGCCCAACAGAACGTGCTAATCACTTTGAACAACTGATTCGTCATGATTTTATGGTGTTATTTTCAGAGGCATTTCCAGGTTTGGTTGAACATGCCAAGTATACGCCGCTACCCGAGTTACCGGTTGAGGAAGAAGAACCAACAAAGTAG
- a CDS encoding DsbA family oxidoreductase, with protein sequence MARFLQIDWVIDLVCPWSFIGYQKLEQVLAQLDDDIHIDFHWHPFEINPSLPSGGHGLVAHLMQKYNLSALAAQTCLQRATQHSQPLPIPFSLDSDTHIYNTRKAHQLLLWAAKYNKQAALARELYHAYFVQHLPLDDSQVLLTIVSHVGLNRQEAAIVLADDNWSQAVINIETQWIKAGIDAVPTMIINRSEIVSGEFDSATLGKTLTDAVSQYLLNTRH encoded by the coding sequence ATGGCGCGATTTTTACAGATTGATTGGGTGATTGATCTCGTTTGTCCATGGAGCTTTATTGGTTACCAAAAACTCGAGCAAGTCTTAGCACAGTTAGACGATGATATTCACATCGACTTTCATTGGCACCCGTTTGAAATTAATCCGAGCTTGCCAAGCGGTGGTCATGGCTTGGTCGCTCACTTGATGCAGAAATATAATCTTAGCGCATTAGCCGCACAAACTTGCTTGCAACGTGCAACCCAACATAGCCAACCACTGCCCATACCTTTCTCTCTTGATAGCGACACACACATCTATAATACAAGAAAGGCTCATCAACTATTGTTGTGGGCTGCAAAATATAACAAGCAAGCGGCATTAGCGCGCGAGTTATATCATGCTTACTTTGTTCAACATCTTCCCTTAGATGACAGCCAAGTATTGCTCACTATCGTGTCTCACGTTGGTTTAAATCGCCAAGAGGCGGCCATAGTTCTAGCGGATGATAATTGGAGCCAGGCGGTGATTAATATTGAGACGCAATGGATAAAAGCAGGTATTGATGCCGTCCCAACGATGATCATTAACCGTTCAGAGATTGTGTCTGGGGAGTTTGATAGTGCCACGCTTGGCAAAACATTGACCGATGCGGTTAGTCAATATTTGCTAAATACCCGACATTAA
- a CDS encoding arabinan endo-1,5-alpha-L-arabinosidase, producing the protein MKPSRKWLVSACVIGALSSVSAISQAKQVEVHDPVMAKEGDTYYVFSTGPGIPYYSSKDMEHWKKAGKVFKTEPKWARRVAPDFDGHLWAPDVIHHNGKFYAFYSVSAFGQNTSGIGVSINKTLDPNSKDYQWVDQGIVLESVPNRDNWNAIDPAVTFDDDGTPWMSFGSFWGGLKLVKLDPSLTRIAEPEEWYNLAHRDPKESPPDAIEAPFIFKKNGYYYLFASFDLCCRKMDSTYNIRVARSKDIKGPYLDKDGKSMMDGGGSLVLKGNKNWVALGHNGAYTFNGKDYLVFHAYETADNGMQKLRILKMGWKNDWPTVNPKDLDRNTTELVR; encoded by the coding sequence ATGAAACCATCTAGAAAGTGGTTAGTGTCAGCATGTGTAATTGGCGCTCTAAGCTCAGTGAGTGCAATCAGTCAAGCCAAGCAAGTTGAAGTGCATGATCCTGTGATGGCGAAAGAGGGCGACACTTATTATGTCTTTAGTACCGGCCCTGGGATCCCGTATTACTCATCAAAAGATATGGAGCACTGGAAAAAAGCAGGAAAGGTATTTAAAACTGAACCTAAATGGGCACGACGCGTTGCACCAGACTTTGATGGTCATTTATGGGCTCCAGATGTTATCCATCATAACGGTAAATTTTACGCCTTTTATTCTGTGTCTGCGTTTGGTCAAAACACCTCTGGTATTGGCGTCAGTATCAATAAAACCCTTGATCCCAATTCAAAAGACTATCAATGGGTAGATCAAGGTATTGTTCTAGAATCTGTCCCTAATCGTGATAATTGGAATGCGATTGATCCCGCGGTAACCTTTGATGATGATGGCACACCATGGATGAGCTTTGGCTCTTTCTGGGGGGGATTGAAATTAGTCAAACTGGATCCAAGCTTGACGCGTATTGCCGAGCCTGAAGAATGGTATAACTTAGCGCATCGGGATCCTAAAGAGAGCCCTCCGGATGCCATTGAAGCACCATTTATCTTTAAGAAAAATGGCTATTACTATCTCTTTGCCTCTTTCGACTTATGTTGTCGTAAAATGGACAGCACTTATAACATTCGTGTTGCCCGTAGTAAGGACATCAAAGGCCCTTACTTAGATAAAGACGGCAAATCTATGATGGACGGCGGCGGCTCGTTGGTTTTAAAAGGCAATAAAAACTGGGTAGCGCTCGGACATAATGGTGCGTACACCTTTAATGGCAAAGATTACTTAGTATTCCACGCCTATGAAACCGCCGATAATGGCATGCAAAAGTTACGTATCCTAAAAATGGGATGGAAAAACGATTGGCCAACCGTGAATCCAAAAGATCTCGACCGTAATACCACTGAATTAGTACGCTAA
- a CDS encoding restriction endonuclease subunit S, which yields MSDFEQELAQISQESIGEEEEKLPTLEEQQAIVAELKRLEEKGELTPEILEHYFGKFSADTDAPVH from the coding sequence ATGAGTGATTTTGAACAAGAACTAGCACAAATTTCGCAAGAGAGTATTGGTGAAGAGGAAGAAAAATTACCAACGTTAGAAGAGCAACAAGCCATTGTTGCTGAGCTAAAACGCCTAGAAGAAAAAGGGGAGTTAACTCCGGAAATTCTAGAGCATTACTTTGGTAAGTTCTCTGCAGATACCGATGCCCCAGTGCATTAA